One Eurosta solidaginis isolate ZX-2024a chromosome 5, ASM4086904v1, whole genome shotgun sequence DNA segment encodes these proteins:
- the LOC137233642 gene encoding uncharacterized protein codes for MNTVRRWDVHFTGGETLYDFLERIEELAECYSIPLDRLLPTLPETLRGKALQWFRVRKAEIPSWAQFRTAAEQFFLPRRHLHQLEDAIRQRRQQGREKAKDYILTMQTMIRQHPIMSRENYLERIYDGLRVEYRLFAKRSEFRTIEELMELTDEFELLQLEATRQSRQTAHSLSPLTEEYSREESCWRCKERGHMRHQCRKARRLFCSRCGRDNVMSRDCRCDNASTLTTVRLRHGKIPQSAAIDEQPLNEKMDGRHYVKLTIEGLNVRALVDTGATLTYVGDTIRKHLEGKKIACAPSVRNVQLADRTCVVSSYTYQVTILCNNKPTHMRVSTLPNLAEYMILGMDFLRERGLTLTLDGNLLPPATPTQNTIIAKLSTVTEGKHLRATQNAERAVFLNHHQRIFGGITGPSRAAEHVISLKHDRPLKQRYCPRNSAMQQIKNAEVDEHRITHNFTAAYAPHETPTERANRVIKTMIAQRSKADHRTWNREVPQTAFTMNTAHHEATQALAAEINFGRSIETAQQIRTEGAVPEESPTVSPTITDLREKINKNLAKADYDASASPTGFATNGKGMAMATQQGDYTAGTNISRLYPNLMQTVHPLLSISECADNTTDRKKIEDKTARPTETEAPEKISENQKENIRINLGTTVILGSDAFNIFYIFF; via the exons ATGAATACGGTCCGCCGATGGGATGTCCATTTCACGGGGGGAGAAACGCTTTATGACTTTTTGGAGAGAATTGAGGAGCTGGCCGAGTGCTATAGCATTCCATTGGACAGATTGCTCCCAACGCTTCCAGAGACGTTGCGCGGAAAGGCATTGCAATGGTTCCGTGTACGCAAAGCCGAGATACCCTCGTGGGCACAGTTCCGCACAGCGGCCGAGCAATTCTTCCTACCCAGACGGCATCTACACCAACTAGAGGACGCCATACGCCAGAGGAGACAGCAGGGGCGGGAAAAGGCTAAGGATTACATTCTCACCATGCAAACCATGATCCGACAACATCCAATTATGTCACGAGAGAACTACCTAGAACGCATTTACGACGGGCTGCGCGTCGAATACCGGTTATTCGCAAAGCGTAGCGAGTTCCGAACCATTGAAGAGctgatggagctcaccgacgaattCGAGTTGCTACAATTAGAGGCCACCAGACAAAGCAGACAAACAGCGCATTCTTTATCACCGTTGACCGAAGAATATAGCCGAGAGGAATCCTGTTGGAGATGCAAGGAGCGAGGACATATGCGCCACCAATGCCGAAAAGCCCGAAGACTATTTTGCTCCAGATGTGGTCGGGACAACGTTATGTCCAGAGATTGCAGGTGCGATAATGCGAGCACCTTGACTACCGTCAGGCTACGACACGGGAAAATACCACAATCAGCAGCCATCGACGAACAACCGCTGAATGAAAAGATGGATGGCCGTCACTACGTCAAGCTCACTATCGAAGGGTTAAACGTCCGAGCCTTGGTGGACACCGGCGCAACGCTCACCTACGTGGGTGACACTATACGCAAGCATCTGGAAGGCAAGAAAATAGCATGCGCACCCAGCGTCCGCAACGTACAGCTCGCCGATAGGACGTGCGTTGTTAGTTCGTACACCTACCAAGTAACCATACTCTGTAACAATAAACCGACCCACATGCGAGTGTCCACCCTGCCAAATTTGGCTGAATACATGATTCTAGGCATGGATTTTCTCAGGGAAAGGGGGCTCACCCTCACCTTAGATGGAAACTTATTACCGCCAGCCACGCCAACCCAGAACACCATAATTGCAAAACTAAGTACCGTGACAGAAGGAAAGCATTTAAGAGCAACTCAAAACGCCGAACGAGCAGTTTTTTTAAACCACCACCAACGGATATTCGGGGGAATAACTGGTCCCAGTAGGGCAGCAGAACACGTAATCTCGCTGAAACACGATCGCCCGTTAAAACAGCGATATTGCCCACGGAACTCAGCGATGCAACAGATAAAAAATGCGGAAGTCGACGAACATCGAATAACCCACAACTTCACAGCCGCATACGCCCCCCATGAAACCCCGACCGAAAGAGCTAACAGGGTAATCAAGACAATGATAGCGCAGCGCTCAAAAGCCGATCACCGCACCTGGAACAGGGAAGTCCCGCAAACCGCTTTCACTATGAATACAGCACATCACGAAGCAACCCAAGCATTGGCTGCTGAAATCAACTTTGGAAGAAGCATCGAGACAGCCCAGCAAATACGCACCGAAGGCGCCGTCCCCGAAGAATCACCGACAGTATCCCCAACAATAACCGACCTAAGGGAGAAGATCAATAAGAATCTGGCTAAAGCAG ATTACGATGCGTCAGCCAGTCCCACCGGATTCGCCACAAACGGTAAAGGAATGGCCATGGCCACCCAACAAGGCGATTATACAGCGGGTACAAATATTTCACGGCTTTATCCCAACTTGATGCAAACAGTACACCCGCTGCTAAGCATAAGCGAGTGCGCAGACAACACAACCGACCGTAAAAAGATAGAAGACAAAACAGCTCGACCCACCGAAACAGAGGCACCGGAAAAGATAAGCGAAAATCAAAAAGAGAATATAAGGATTAACCTGGGCACCACCGTAATCTTAGGCTCCGAtgcattcaatattttttatatttttttttaa